Below is a genomic region from Candidatus Zixiibacteriota bacterium.
CGCTGATTATGGAAGAAATCGCCCGCAAGGTCGAAATGAATGTCGCCACCATCAGCCGCGTATCCAACGGCAAATATGTTCAAACCCCCCAGGGAGTCTACGAGATAAAATATTTCTTCAATTCCGGCATTGCCAATGAGGATGGCGGTGAGATGTCCAAACGGCACGTCAAAAACAGAATCGAAGAAATAATTCAGGGTGAAGATCTCGAAAAACCATTGTCCGACCAGGAAATCTTTCAGCGACTCCAAACCGAGAAAATTAAACTGGCCCGGAGAACGGTAACCAAATATCGCGAGGAATTGAAGATCTTGCCGGCTCGCTTTCGTAAGCGCAAGATATAGAATGTATTGGCCCCGAACCGAAAATTGACCCTTTTTATTATAACCCGAAGGGCTGAAAGACCGTATATTAAATAGGAGGAAAGCTATTGGATGGGCCTTTTTCTCGCGTCAGCATCTCATGAATCTGTAATATCTGAAACATACATATTGTCCGGTCGGGCGGATGAACAATTGGAAAAATCTCTGCCGGTGAAAACATCATTTAAAGAAAAATCAATCAAGGGGGTGGATCATTTATTGGCGTTTAAATGTATCAGTATAAGCCGGCACCAACAGACGACCCGGTTATAAAGGCAGTTTTTCAGAAAGGAGCGTAACGATGAATATCGAGATAACCGCAAGGCATTTTGACCTGACTCCGGAATTAAGGGAGCATATTGAAAAAGAAGTGACCGGGCTAAAAAGGTATTTCGAACATATTATTGCTTCCGAAGTTATCCTCGACGTGGAAAAATATCGCCAGACCTCGGAAATCAAAGTAAAAGTTTACAAAGACGTTATTACCGGCAAGGCCGATTCCAACGACATGTATGCCTCAATTGAAAAATCCATCGACAAGGTTAAAACCCAGTTGAAAAAATACAAAGGTAAACTCAAAGAAAAACATCCGGGGCAGATTAATGAAGCCGTCGAAAAGGTGACCAGGCCGGAAACCGATGTTGACGCCGTTGATATTTAGAGAGCGCGCGATACAAAACTCGAGCCCCCCGATCCAAATGGGGGGCTTTTTATATATCCTGACTTACTACCTGTAATAGAATATTTCGAAATGCTTGATATGGACGATACTGCACACCCCGGAGGTCGTCCCCCAGGAATAAAATTCAACACTAAAATCCTTACCGGCCGGATCATGGCCCTGCGAATAGAATTGTCTCGTAACCTCGAAATCCCCGCTTCCATTCGCAAACTGGGAGGTTCCAACCACTTCATCATCCAGAATATAGCCAATTGTACAGAAGCCTTCCGTCAGGCTGATATCGATCGACCAGGAAATACCGCCGGCATCGACGGGAATGGGCAGGGGATGTGCCATGGTCAGTTTGGCCGCCCCGTTGATCAGGCACGAATTATAATTATAACTCTCATATTCAACATCAATCAACCAGCCTTTCCAGATTCCATCATCCCCAAACAGCCATTCTCCGGGCGATTCGATACCATCGGAAACAAAAACCCTCTCCCGAATTCGGCCTCGTAGATTAATGGTGGTATCGTTCTCGATGAGGACTTCGAAAGTGTCGGTCAGAATTTCATAATCCTGATTGCCCTCATCCTCAATTTGAAATGACCGATACCCGGCCGGGATAAAATCGATACTGAAATTACCGGAAACATCGGTCAGATCGGACAGGGGTGTCGGAGATCCGTCTTTGTTTAATAGCGTCACCCTTACATTCTCCAGCTCCGTCCCTGTCGCCGTGGCCACCTGACCCGTTACCGTTTTGGCCAGATCGGGACATTCCACATATATATCAAGCTCGGTATCCCCGGTTACGGAAAGGGTATCGACAAAATCATTACATCCGGGTGTACTTATTGTGATAATCCGGTTGCCGATCGGAACGTGCCTGACTGCATAGGAACCTTTATAAGAGGTGGTGTCGATCAAACGGCCCACCATCACCTCGACGTATTGCAGCGGAATACTGGTTTGAGCGTAATAGACATAACCCGATATTGTATTACCCTCAACCAGCGGGATCCAGAATTCCTCGCTCGTGGTGTCCACCCCGTCATCCACCTCCAGAATGACCTTTAAAGACATTCCTCCGCTTAAAACGGAAGAAACGGTCAGAGTACACTGCGGCGACTCATAATTCGAAAACCGGGCCGCGCCGGGATAGGTTGACCATCGGTAGACAATTGAATCTCCGTCGGGATCATGGGCCTCGACCGTCATAATGATATCCGCCCCCGGATGAACCGACTCCGGGTCGAAAATAACGGTATCGATCACCGGAATCGAATTGCCCGGTCCGGAAACCTTATCGGAGCATTGTATTACCAGCAAACCCAGGGCGAGAAACCAAATCGGGATCATTCCCGTCAAACGGCGGCACCAACCCTCCCCCGCATCACCGAAATCACATTCTTTCATACCGGTAAATATATATCGGACCAAAGAAATTGTCAAAGCTAATAGCGCCCGATCATATACCGGACCGATATTATAAATCCCGAAAATATTCGTACCGGGATATTTTCCGGTCCGAGAATATGTCCTTTTTTTAATCAATTTTGAAAGGAAAATTAATATTTAATCGAATATAGTATTAAACAATAATGTTGGATTTCCATCGGTCCTCACTATCAACTTATTAAGCAATTAATTTACAATGGCTTAAAAACCATCAGAACCTCAATATTAGACAACAATACCTATTATATGAAATATGGCCGATTAATTCCCGGCCGCCTTCTGCCGAATACTATACAGTGACTGAACGAAAAATTAAATAGTCAATGGGTTCGACTCCGGGAATATCAGACACCAATTAAAACAGCCTTTTGGGTTAAACGACAAGGGGAAAGTAATGTTGAAAAATCTGAGGCTGGGGGCAAAGATCATCGGGGGATTTGCGGTAGTTCTGATAATTACCGCCGCTATTTCACTGGTTGGGTACAATGGCCTCTCGGGTATTAAAGCCCGTATGCAAAGTGTCGACCAGGTTCGTAATTTGAGTCAGCTGGTGAATAAAGCTCGCCAGGCCGAAAAGAATTATATCATTCGGATGGATACGATCTATGTAAGTGAATTGACCGGCACCATGAACCGTATCTTCAACCTCTGTGAACAGCTAAAACATGACTTCACCGACAGCGATGATCGCACGGCGGTGGAAAATATCAGGCAGGAAGCGACTACCTATGTCGAGGCCTTCGGTCGCTGGCTCCAGTTGACCAATTTACAAGAAGATGATCAGGAACTCATGATGCGGAGTGCTTCTGATTTCGTAGCCCTGTGCGAAGAAATCTCGGTCGATCAGAAGGACGCTATGAGCCTGGAATTGCTTGACCCCTCCACCACTTCCGATGTCCTGATCGACCGCATGTGGAAAGCTACCATGACCGATAAACTGGCCATGTATTCCAATCAGGTGAGAATTATCGAAAAAGACCTGGTTTACACCGGTCACCTCTATCTTCTTCCCCGTATCGATAGCCTTATGGATGAATCGGCGTCGCTCAGCATGGAACTGGCCGGATGGTTTGCCAAAGAAAACAACAAAAACCGCCTGGTTAAAATTGACGCCGCGGCCGATAGGTACCGGTCCAGTATTAAATCCTGGGTCGAACATTATGACCTGAAGGTTCTCGAGGAGCAGGCCATGATGGCGGCCGCCGATGAGTTTGAACAATCATGTCAGGCTCTTAAGGTCTCCCAGGAAAATGTCATGTCTTCCCGGGTGACCATGGCTGTTACCCTGATCTTAGCGGGCGCCCTGATCGGTATTGCTGTCGGGGTGCTTATTGCCATCTCTCTGACCCGATCCATCACCGGACCGATCAACGCCGTAATCGAATCGATTACCAAGGGTTCCCGGCAGGTGGGCTCGGCTTCGCAAGAAGTTGCCGGGGCCAGCCAGTCCCTGGCGGCGGGAGCCTCCCAGCAGGCCTCATCGCTTGAGGAAATAACCTCGTCGCTGGAAATCCAGGCTGAAAAAACCCGCAACAATGCCGAAAATACCAAACTGGCTGAGAACCTGATGAATGATACATCCCTGCTGGTTTCCAACGGCCGTTCATCCATGCATGCCCTGACCGGCACCATGGACGAAATCAAAGACAGCTCCAAACAAACGGCGCAAATTCTCAAGGTCATCGATGAAATCGCCTTCCAAACCAACCTCCTGGCCCTCAATGCGGCTGTAGAGGCGGCCCGCGCCGGCGAGGCCGGCAAAGGTTTTGCCGTGGTGGCCGAAGAAGTCCGAAGGCTGGCCCAGAGATCGGCCGAGGCGGCCCGCAACACCAATACCCTGATTGAAAGCTCGATGAATAATGCCGACAAGGGCGTTTCTGTGGCCGGAGATGCCGTCAAACTGATCGAGAATATTTCGGCCAGTTACGACAAAGTCAGTCACCTGATTCAGGAAATCGCTCTGGCCAGCTCCGATCAGGCCCAGGGAATCGAGCAAATCAACAGCGCTGTCACCCAGATGAATAATGTTACCCAGCAGAATGCTTCTAATGCCGAGGAATCATCCTCGGCCAGTGAAGAACTCGCCGCTCAGGCCAAGTACATGCAACAGAGTGTCAATCAACTGGCCCGTATCGTCCACGGAGCCGGACAGGCTGATACGGATTATCAGGCAGATGGAAATATAATTCGACGAAAATCCCATGACCACCAATTATCCGGATTGGGGTATAGAATCGAAACCCGATTCCAAAGCAAGATCGACGAATCATCGAATATCAACGAAAGCGAAACAATCAATCGCTTTTAACTTCAATTCCGATTCAATCCGGTCCATCATAAGGCGGGCGATTTTTAAAATCCCCTGCCTTTTTTTTGGTCTTTTGCCTTTCAACCAGACATATCAGCCGCTTACTGTCGCTCTGGTAGGGTGACATATCGAACGATGCCATTGCCCGGACGATACCCAGTCCGGCCCGGTTTAAAAGCGGCTCAAGATCATCGATATCATAGGGGCACTGAATATGTTCTTCTACTGATCCATCGCCGAATTCAAATGAGGTCCGGGCCAGGCGATTGACCGCTTCATACCGGCATTTATGAAGAAACCGCTCGCCGTTGAATTCGTGAACGAATTCTCCGTTGTGCTGACTATAAAGTTTATGAGTGTTGGAATCAAAAATAAATCGACCCGTTTCTTTCAGATGATCATGCACTTTTTCAAAAACCGCTTCCAGATCGGCTTCTTCCAGGAGGTAGTTGATGGAATCGAAAGTGCAGGTCACCAAATCGAATTGTCCGGCGACCTTAAAACGGCGCATATCCTGAATTGCGAACGAGATATTATCCATGCCGGATGCTTTTTTACGGGCCTGAGCAATCATCGCGGGAGACAAATCCAGTCCAACCGCCCGGAAACCTCGACGGGCCAGTTCGATAGCCAGATTCCCGGTTCCGCAGGCCAGATCAAGAGAATGCGCTCCGGACAACCCGGCCGGCGGCCACAGCCGATCAATCAGTTCCAAATACTTGATTGCATATCGGCCCCACCCGTTATCATAGAAGTGGCTCAATCTCTTATAGTTTTCAACTTGCACAGATTAATCCTTCCTCATCAATCAAATAACCCCCGGTCTGAAAATAAAGATATTTTTGCTTTCAATTCACTCAAATATGCCCACTTTACTCCTAAAGCCTCCTATTTATCAATAAAATGCTCCCTAACTGCTCCACTCTTACCCATTACTTCTTTCTTTTCTTAAGTTCTCTTTGATGCAGCGCAATCTTACGCCATTTGGCTGTCTCTCTCAGACGAGCCCGCTGGTCTTTTCTTATTGATTGGTAGGCCGACTCCTTCTGAAGCTTGATGAAATTCAAATATCTGTCTTCGTCAAGAGTCCCATTCTTCAAAGCCTCCTGCACGGCACAGCCCGGCTCGTTTTGATGACGGCAATCCCGAAACCGGCATCGGCCGGCCAGACCCTCGATATCGGAGAATGTCTCCCCCAGGCCTCCCGCGTCGGACCAGACCGACAGCCCCCGCATCCCCGGTGTATCGACCATCAGCCCGCCCGATGGCAAAACGATCAATTCCCGCCACGAAGTGGTATGACGGCCTCGATCGTTAAATTGACTGACCTGGTTAACCTTCAAACGCTCCTCGCCCAGCAGGTGGTTGATTATGGTCGATTTCCCGACCCCCGACGATCCCAACAGAGCGACCGTTTGCCCGGGCTCGAGGTATGGCCGGATTGTTTCCAGATTATGTTCCGTTTCTGCGCTGATTACATGCCGCTGAATGCCATAGGCTACCGTATCGATTTCCCTTAATCGATCATCCAGGTCGGTGCACAAATCCGATTTATTTAATATAATAACCGGACTGACGCCGCTTTCCCGGGCCAAAGCTAAATATCGTTCAATTCGCCGGGGATTGAAATCATGATCGAGACCGCTGACCAGAAACACCGTATCGATATTGGCGGCCAGGACCTGAACCTCGGTCCGTCCTCCGCTATCGGGCATGCCCCCTGAACAAACCGCCTTCCGCATGAAGGCATTTTTGCGCGGCAGGACAACCCGAATCATGGCCCGATCCTGGCCCGGTTTCATCTCCGCCGCCACCCAGTCCCCAACCGCAGGAAAATCGGCCCTGGTTTCGGCCTGATGTCTCAATCGCCCGGCAATTTCGGCCGGCATCTCACCTGTTTCAGTATAGATCAGATAAAGGTTTTTGTGTTCCCTGGCCACCCTGGCCGGGATATAACCATCGTTTCGATAATTTTCAAATGCCTGGCTGAAGAAATTATTCCAGCCGAGTAGATTCAAATTCATTTTATTGCCTCATCAGGTATATCTGTTTGTTGTCTTGGCGGCTATGCGGTACAATAAAAAAACCGCGCTCCATCTACCGCGGCTTAAATATTGGTACATAAAACACCGCGGCCAATAATCATGCCCGCGGCGGGAATTATATATATTGTAAGGCGGCCGCCCCCTTTGGGCTAACCGGTACTATCAATGATAATGAAATAAAAGCGTTATCGAGAAGCCTCCGCCGGGCATGCTTGACTAAGATCTAATTGATACACAGCGGTCATAAAAATCCTTCCCTCCGTAATTAAGTTTATCTCGATAGCCGTTACGTGTTTTGTTGTTATAAAGTTGCGCCAAAATCCAAAAAAGTCAAGACCAAAAATCACTCAGACATTTTTCAAGGCCTCTGTTATTGCCTCCCGGATGCCCTCCCGCGGCGCTTCATAGCCCCAGCTGATTTCCTTCCCGTTGATAAAAATCGCCCTGGGAGTCTGATACTTACGCAGGATTTCGGGATCATCGGCGCTGTATTCGTTAAAAATGACTTTATCGGCGAATTCCGCCGCCACCTCCCGCACCCTCTCGGCTTCCTGGCAAACTGTCATGCAAAATGTATGATGGAATAAATCAACCACCACTTTGCCCGGAACACTTTTAAATTTGTATTTTCTTTTGAGGAAGCGGGGCGGTTTGACCTTTTCGTCAAAGACCCGCCATATGAGGGCGGTGTTCTTCTCGCTCGCCGCGACTTCAAAACCGAATTTTTCGAAAAATCCGGCCGGCATAAACCAGAAATCATGATAATAGGCGGTGACCACCATCCCTTTGAAACCCTGCAATCGGGCTTCCGCCTCGGCCGCCTTTAAGAGGGACTGCCCGGCTTTCTTATGTTGCCCCTTCTCCATGACATATAAACACGGAATAACCATCAGATCACGACCGATAGGTCCCCACGGGCAAATGTCAATCGGCATCAAATACAGAAATCCCACCCGGTCATCACCTAACCGGGCCACCTTGACCCGCATCCCGCGGGAATACATTTTTTTTATCCAGACCAATCGTTTCGCGGCGGCGGTATCCATTTCCTCGGATTCATTGATATGAGAACAGGCCGACACAAAATACTCATCCGATGAATCCATATCCCGGACCTGAATAAATGCCATAACCTAACCTCCCCTCATTGTATCCGATTTGATATTACTCGCAGAATTACACAAAAAGGCTCTCTCGGACAGCCTTCGCTCAGTTCGGAATCCATATTTTTTGTGCCGCTATCAGTTCAAT
It encodes:
- the raiA gene encoding ribosome-associated translation inhibitor RaiA yields the protein MNIEITARHFDLTPELREHIEKEVTGLKRYFEHIIASEVILDVEKYRQTSEIKVKVYKDVITGKADSNDMYASIEKSIDKVKTQLKKYKGKLKEKHPGQINEAVEKVTRPETDVDAVDI
- the rsgA gene encoding ribosome small subunit-dependent GTPase A, with translation MNLNLLGWNNFFSQAFENYRNDGYIPARVAREHKNLYLIYTETGEMPAEIAGRLRHQAETRADFPAVGDWVAAEMKPGQDRAMIRVVLPRKNAFMRKAVCSGGMPDSGGRTEVQVLAANIDTVFLVSGLDHDFNPRRIERYLALARESGVSPVIILNKSDLCTDLDDRLREIDTVAYGIQRHVISAETEHNLETIRPYLEPGQTVALLGSSGVGKSTIINHLLGEERLKVNQVSQFNDRGRHTTSWRELIVLPSGGLMVDTPGMRGLSVWSDAGGLGETFSDIEGLAGRCRFRDCRHQNEPGCAVQEALKNGTLDEDRYLNFIKLQKESAYQSIRKDQRARLRETAKWRKIALHQRELKKRKK
- a CDS encoding class I SAM-dependent methyltransferase, coding for MQVENYKRLSHFYDNGWGRYAIKYLELIDRLWPPAGLSGAHSLDLACGTGNLAIELARRGFRAVGLDLSPAMIAQARKKASGMDNISFAIQDMRRFKVAGQFDLVTCTFDSINYLLEEADLEAVFEKVHDHLKETGRFIFDSNTHKLYSQHNGEFVHEFNGERFLHKCRYEAVNRLARTSFEFGDGSVEEHIQCPYDIDDLEPLLNRAGLGIVRAMASFDMSPYQSDSKRLICLVERQKTKKKAGDFKNRPPYDGPD
- a CDS encoding carboxypeptidase regulatory-like domain-containing protein; translation: MKECDFGDAGEGWCRRLTGMIPIWFLALGLLVIQCSDKVSGPGNSIPVIDTVIFDPESVHPGADIIMTVEAHDPDGDSIVYRWSTYPGAARFSNYESPQCTLTVSSVLSGGMSLKVILEVDDGVDTTSEEFWIPLVEGNTISGYVYYAQTSIPLQYVEVMVGRLIDTTSYKGSYAVRHVPIGNRIITISTPGCNDFVDTLSVTGDTELDIYVECPDLAKTVTGQVATATGTELENVRVTLLNKDGSPTPLSDLTDVSGNFSIDFIPAGYRSFQIEDEGNQDYEILTDTFEVLIENDTTINLRGRIRERVFVSDGIESPGEWLFGDDGIWKGWLIDVEYESYNYNSCLINGAAKLTMAHPLPIPVDAGGISWSIDISLTEGFCTIGYILDDEVVGTSQFANGSGDFEVTRQFYSQGHDPAGKDFSVEFYSWGTTSGVCSIVHIKHFEIFYYR
- a CDS encoding GNAT family N-acetyltransferase, whose product is MAFIQVRDMDSSDEYFVSACSHINESEEMDTAAAKRLVWIKKMYSRGMRVKVARLGDDRVGFLYLMPIDICPWGPIGRDLMVIPCLYVMEKGQHKKAGQSLLKAAEAEARLQGFKGMVVTAYYHDFWFMPAGFFEKFGFEVAASEKNTALIWRVFDEKVKPPRFLKRKYKFKSVPGKVVVDLFHHTFCMTVCQEAERVREVAAEFADKVIFNEYSADDPEILRKYQTPRAIFINGKEISWGYEAPREGIREAITEALKNV
- a CDS encoding methyl-accepting chemotaxis protein; protein product: MLKNLRLGAKIIGGFAVVLIITAAISLVGYNGLSGIKARMQSVDQVRNLSQLVNKARQAEKNYIIRMDTIYVSELTGTMNRIFNLCEQLKHDFTDSDDRTAVENIRQEATTYVEAFGRWLQLTNLQEDDQELMMRSASDFVALCEEISVDQKDAMSLELLDPSTTSDVLIDRMWKATMTDKLAMYSNQVRIIEKDLVYTGHLYLLPRIDSLMDESASLSMELAGWFAKENNKNRLVKIDAAADRYRSSIKSWVEHYDLKVLEEQAMMAAADEFEQSCQALKVSQENVMSSRVTMAVTLILAGALIGIAVGVLIAISLTRSITGPINAVIESITKGSRQVGSASQEVAGASQSLAAGASQQASSLEEITSSLEIQAEKTRNNAENTKLAENLMNDTSLLVSNGRSSMHALTGTMDEIKDSSKQTAQILKVIDEIAFQTNLLALNAAVEAARAGEAGKGFAVVAEEVRRLAQRSAEAARNTNTLIESSMNNADKGVSVAGDAVKLIENISASYDKVSHLIQEIALASSDQAQGIEQINSAVTQMNNVTQQNASNAEESSSASEELAAQAKYMQQSVNQLARIVHGAGQADTDYQADGNIIRRKSHDHQLSGLGYRIETRFQSKIDESSNINESETINRF